The following are encoded together in the Mesoterricola sediminis genome:
- a CDS encoding molecular chaperone TorD family protein has translation MAATLPDLLEALAGVFLEPGAPGWDPGPFLDLPWVPGDLRADLGAMEPGPGLAVAYAGLFLAARDRAPLRLELSALRAGRLRDEELLAALDVPYRAAGLLPRGGLAPDHLSALLGLLAALLRGAQDPAQERLARLLLDDHLEPLVTHVVEGLALPGTPPFFAAGGRALSGTLGLVRRLLG, from the coding sequence ATGGCCGCCACGCTGCCGGACCTCCTGGAGGCCCTGGCCGGGGTCTTCCTCGAACCGGGGGCCCCCGGCTGGGACCCCGGCCCCTTCCTGGACCTCCCCTGGGTGCCCGGCGACCTGCGGGCGGACCTGGGCGCCATGGAGCCCGGACCCGGCCTGGCGGTGGCCTATGCGGGCCTGTTCCTCGCGGCCCGCGACCGGGCCCCCCTTCGCCTGGAACTATCGGCCTTGCGGGCGGGGCGCCTGCGGGACGAGGAACTCCTGGCGGCCCTGGACGTGCCCTACCGCGCCGCCGGCCTCCTCCCCCGGGGGGGGCTCGCCCCGGATCACCTGAGCGCCCTCCTGGGCCTCCTGGCCGCGCTCCTCCGGGGCGCCCAGGATCCTGCCCAGGAGCGGCTGGCGCGCCTCCTGCTGGACGATCACCTCGAACCCCTGGTCACTCATGTGGTCGAGGGCCTGGCGCTCCCCGGCACCCCCCCCTTCTTCGCCGCGGGCGGGCGGGCCCTTTCCGGGACCCTCGGCCTGGTCCGGCGTCTCCTCGGCTGA
- a CDS encoding RrF2 family transcriptional regulator yields MPIFSLSVFYAFRTLGHLRGPGEGWVRVEILSERTAAPGPFLAKVLQALQKAGVVDSLRGRNGGFRLRVAPTGLPLAAIVDALDGTGWRHACLLGVGTCTGRAGCPAEACCRDLRDKLVAELERLTVADLGPILAAAPLQEAAVQMGA; encoded by the coding sequence ATGCCCATCTTCTCGCTTTCCGTTTTCTACGCGTTCCGCACCCTTGGGCACCTCCGCGGTCCGGGGGAGGGCTGGGTGCGGGTGGAGATCCTCTCTGAACGGACCGCCGCGCCGGGCCCCTTCCTGGCCAAGGTGCTCCAGGCCCTGCAGAAGGCCGGCGTCGTCGATTCCCTCCGGGGCCGGAACGGCGGCTTCCGGCTGCGGGTGGCCCCCACCGGGCTGCCCCTGGCGGCCATCGTGGACGCCCTGGACGGAACGGGGTGGCGCCACGCCTGTCTCCTGGGCGTCGGGACGTGCACCGGCCGCGCAGGTTGTCCGGCCGAAGCCTGCTGCCGCGACCTGCGGGACAAGCTGGTGGCCGAGCTTGAGCGCCTGACCGTGGCCGACCTGGGCCCGATCCTGGCAGCCGCTCCCCTGCAGGAGGCGGCCGTGCAAATGGGCGCTTGA
- a CDS encoding IS4 family transposase, with protein MARTAATLPAGSRITDYMSLGVVAKTFPRTHVDDVLKRTGRTSARQRDLPAHVVVYYVIALALFMQASYGEVLRCLLEGVQWLMDKAVEPKVSHKSSISQARIRLGWEPMKVLHDEIVKPIATPQTRGAWFRNWRLVSIDGSTLDVPDEAENEAAFGSIESSRGKVAFPKVRFVCLCELGTHVMFGSCVDSYEVGEVALAEDVLPLLEPGMLCLADRGFNCFKLWKLAQGTGADLLWRLRKDMNLPREKQLQDGSYLSTFYEYWYDRKKSTNGIRVRVVEYTLEGMEGAEPIYRLATTILDPEKAPARELAALYHERWEIESAFDELKTHLRGRQVTLRSKTPDLVRQEFYGMMMAHFSIRGLMHEAALKGDVDPDRLSFLHAVRVIRRKLTRFASLPPSGEASIPSERPV; from the coding sequence ATGGCGAGGACTGCGGCGACGCTCCCGGCAGGGAGTCGGATCACCGATTACATGAGCTTGGGGGTAGTGGCAAAGACCTTCCCCCGAACCCACGTTGACGATGTTTTAAAACGCACAGGCAGGACCAGTGCGCGGCAACGGGACCTCCCCGCCCATGTCGTCGTCTACTACGTGATCGCTCTCGCGTTATTCATGCAGGCTTCCTACGGTGAGGTGCTGAGGTGCCTGCTGGAAGGCGTCCAATGGTTGATGGACAAGGCTGTCGAGCCGAAGGTCTCCCACAAATCCAGCATTTCCCAGGCCCGAATTCGGCTTGGTTGGGAACCGATGAAGGTGCTTCACGACGAGATCGTCAAGCCTATCGCGACGCCTCAGACACGGGGTGCCTGGTTTCGAAACTGGCGGCTGGTGAGCATTGACGGAAGCACCCTTGATGTTCCAGATGAGGCTGAGAACGAGGCAGCCTTCGGATCCATAGAGTCATCACGAGGCAAAGTCGCATTCCCGAAGGTCCGGTTTGTTTGCCTCTGCGAGCTTGGGACCCATGTGATGTTCGGGAGCTGCGTAGATTCCTATGAGGTCGGAGAGGTTGCCTTGGCGGAGGACGTGTTACCCCTGCTCGAACCAGGGATGCTCTGCCTGGCCGATCGCGGATTCAATTGCTTCAAGCTATGGAAGTTGGCCCAAGGAACCGGGGCTGATCTCCTTTGGCGCCTGCGTAAGGACATGAACCTGCCCAGGGAGAAGCAACTGCAGGATGGAAGCTACCTGAGCACCTTCTACGAGTATTGGTATGACCGGAAGAAGTCCACGAATGGAATTCGGGTCCGCGTTGTGGAATACACCCTGGAGGGGATGGAGGGAGCGGAACCGATCTACCGCCTGGCGACTACCATCCTCGATCCAGAGAAAGCCCCAGCCAGGGAATTGGCTGCCCTCTATCACGAGCGATGGGAGATCGAGAGTGCGTTCGATGAATTGAAGACCCATCTCCGGGGTCGCCAGGTAACCCTTCGAAGCAAGACGCCTGACCTGGTCAGACAGGAGTTCTACGGGATGATGATGGCCCACTTTTCCATCCGCGGCCTGATGCATGAAGCGGCCCTGAAGGGGGATGTCGATCCCGATCGCTTATCGTTCCTGCACGCAGTTCGGGTGATTCGCCGCAAGCTGACGCGTTTCGCGTCTCTCCCCCCCTCGGGAGAGGCCAGCATTCCATCAGAGCGTCCTGTCTGA
- a CDS encoding efflux RND transporter permease subunit codes for MSMEPTQVTARLGLAGRLAKAFLRSKLTPLLVFASLLLGVMAVVLTPREEEPQIIVPMVDLYVPYPGASPKEVESQVTTPLEKRLWGIPGVEYLYSTSRPGMALLTVRFKVNEPQEPSLVKVHQELAAHPEILPAGAMKPIVRLQTIDDVPFLTLTLHGEGQTPGQLRRLGEALARELSTLPDTAQAKVIGGARRMVRIEPDPDRLRALNVSLAELQPALQSAEAQLPAGALVDRGRRTSLEATGFVLEARELDRLVVAVRNQRPIYLADVARVSDGPDPEPPVVLFGAAGSLENAVTVTLSKRAGANATALSHAALAKVEALRGGLLPRALKVDVTRDYGETAGDKSNELIEHLLIATLSVIALILLAMGWRSAVVVGVAVPVTLALTLLLTYLFGYTLNRVTLFALIFSIGILVDDAIVVVENIHRHMHLPGPRKSFAATVVEAVDEVGNPTILATFAVIAAILPMAFVRGLMGPYMRPIPVGASLAMLFSLAIAFVISPWASLKIFRKEAQLPETDASGLHPATVENAPAEPGHAHDHPGEGAEDWGTRAYRRVMRALLTNGRVRLGFFVGVAALLAGAMALVGTGVVKVKMLPFDNKSEFMVQLDLPAGTPREDALALGQRVAKRLMAEPVVRNVQVYSQEAAPFTFVGMVRHSFLRQDASMIDVQVNLVGKGDRKEQSHAIATRLRPELEKITVPAGARMKVVEIPPGPPVLDTVVAEVYGPTPEERARYASEVLKAFRAVDGVVDVDSTLNPTDPKISLVLDREKAALHGVAPSHAVQTLYMAGQGHAAGTFHVLEGATQVPVVVQLAPERRRELRDLLQLTVPGARGPVPLSELVTVKEGREEADIQHKNLMPVAYVFGDLAGTIESPVYALAALGKKIDAIPGTHGKPVVRLGLSHPAATEDLVMKWDGEWHITLEVFRDLGLAFAAVLVLIFVLVVGWFESFTIPFVILVPIPLSLIGIIPAHGALGAFFTATSMIGFIAGAGIIVRNSIILVDFIELKLSEGMALESAVEEAGVVRFRPMLLTAAAVMVGSSVMLADPIFQGLAISLMAGEVAATLLSRLAVPVLYYLVARRGRAADLQRKAASQELP; via the coding sequence ATGAGCATGGAACCCACGCAGGTCACCGCGCGGCTGGGCCTCGCGGGCCGGCTCGCCAAGGCCTTCCTCCGCAGCAAGCTGACGCCCCTCCTCGTCTTCGCCTCCCTCCTCCTGGGCGTGATGGCCGTGGTGCTCACCCCCCGGGAGGAGGAGCCCCAGATCATCGTCCCCATGGTGGACCTGTACGTCCCCTACCCCGGCGCCAGTCCGAAGGAGGTGGAGTCCCAGGTCACCACACCGCTGGAGAAGCGCCTCTGGGGCATCCCCGGGGTGGAGTACCTCTACAGCACGAGCCGGCCCGGCATGGCCCTCCTCACGGTGCGCTTCAAGGTCAACGAGCCCCAGGAGCCCAGCCTGGTCAAGGTCCACCAGGAGCTCGCAGCCCATCCCGAGATCCTGCCGGCGGGCGCCATGAAGCCCATCGTCCGCCTCCAGACCATCGACGACGTCCCCTTCCTGACCCTCACCCTCCACGGCGAGGGCCAGACCCCGGGCCAGCTCCGCCGCCTCGGCGAGGCCCTGGCCCGCGAGTTGTCCACCCTGCCCGACACCGCCCAGGCGAAGGTGATCGGCGGCGCCCGCCGCATGGTCCGCATCGAGCCCGACCCGGACCGGCTCCGGGCCCTGAACGTCAGCCTGGCTGAGCTCCAGCCGGCGCTCCAGAGCGCCGAGGCCCAGCTGCCCGCCGGAGCCCTCGTCGACCGCGGGCGCCGCACCAGCCTGGAGGCCACGGGCTTCGTCCTGGAGGCCCGGGAGCTGGACCGGCTCGTGGTGGCCGTGCGCAACCAGCGTCCCATCTACCTGGCCGACGTGGCCCGCGTGAGCGACGGCCCCGATCCCGAACCCCCCGTCGTCCTCTTCGGGGCCGCCGGCAGCCTCGAGAACGCCGTCACCGTCACCCTCTCCAAGCGCGCCGGCGCCAACGCCACCGCCCTGAGCCACGCCGCCCTGGCGAAGGTCGAGGCCCTCCGGGGCGGCCTCCTGCCCCGGGCCCTCAAGGTGGACGTGACCCGCGACTACGGCGAGACCGCCGGCGACAAGAGCAACGAGCTCATCGAGCACCTGCTCATCGCCACCCTCTCCGTCATCGCCCTCATCCTCCTCGCCATGGGCTGGCGCTCCGCCGTCGTCGTCGGCGTGGCGGTCCCCGTGACCCTCGCCCTGACGCTGCTCCTCACCTACCTGTTCGGGTACACCCTGAACCGGGTGACCCTGTTCGCCCTCATCTTCTCCATCGGCATCCTGGTGGACGACGCCATCGTGGTGGTCGAGAACATCCACCGCCACATGCACCTGCCCGGGCCCCGGAAGAGCTTCGCGGCCACCGTCGTCGAGGCCGTGGACGAGGTCGGCAACCCGACCATCCTCGCCACCTTCGCCGTCATCGCCGCCATCCTCCCCATGGCCTTCGTGCGGGGCCTGATGGGCCCCTACATGCGGCCCATCCCCGTGGGCGCCAGCCTCGCCATGCTCTTCAGCCTGGCCATCGCCTTCGTCATCAGCCCCTGGGCCTCCCTCAAGATCTTCCGCAAGGAGGCCCAGCTCCCCGAGACCGACGCCAGCGGCCTCCACCCGGCCACCGTCGAGAACGCCCCGGCCGAACCCGGCCACGCCCACGACCACCCCGGGGAGGGCGCCGAGGACTGGGGCACCCGCGCCTACCGCCGGGTCATGCGCGCCCTGCTCACCAACGGACGCGTCCGGCTGGGCTTCTTCGTGGGCGTCGCCGCCCTCCTGGCCGGGGCCATGGCCCTCGTCGGCACCGGCGTCGTCAAGGTGAAGATGCTCCCCTTCGACAACAAGTCCGAATTCATGGTCCAGCTCGACCTGCCCGCGGGCACGCCCCGGGAGGACGCCCTCGCCCTGGGCCAGCGCGTGGCCAAGCGGCTCATGGCCGAGCCCGTCGTGCGCAACGTACAGGTCTACAGCCAGGAGGCGGCTCCCTTCACCTTCGTGGGCATGGTCCGCCACAGCTTCCTTCGCCAGGACGCCAGCATGATCGACGTCCAGGTGAACCTGGTGGGCAAGGGCGACCGCAAGGAGCAGAGCCACGCCATCGCCACCCGCCTCCGCCCCGAGCTGGAGAAGATCACCGTCCCCGCCGGCGCCCGGATGAAGGTGGTCGAGATCCCCCCCGGCCCGCCCGTGCTCGACACCGTCGTGGCCGAGGTGTACGGCCCCACCCCCGAGGAGCGCGCCCGCTACGCCTCCGAGGTCCTCAAGGCCTTCCGGGCCGTCGACGGTGTCGTGGACGTGGACTCCACCCTCAACCCCACCGACCCCAAGATCAGCCTCGTGCTTGACCGGGAGAAGGCCGCCCTCCACGGCGTCGCGCCCTCCCATGCGGTCCAGACCCTCTACATGGCGGGCCAGGGCCACGCCGCCGGCACCTTCCACGTCCTGGAAGGCGCCACCCAGGTGCCCGTGGTCGTCCAGCTCGCCCCCGAGCGGCGCCGCGAGCTGCGGGACCTCCTCCAGCTCACCGTCCCCGGCGCCCGGGGCCCCGTGCCCCTCTCCGAGCTCGTGACCGTGAAGGAGGGCCGCGAGGAGGCCGACATCCAGCACAAGAACCTCATGCCCGTCGCCTACGTGTTCGGCGACCTGGCCGGGACCATCGAGAGCCCCGTCTACGCCCTGGCGGCCCTCGGCAAGAAGATCGACGCCATCCCCGGCACCCACGGCAAGCCCGTCGTCCGCCTGGGCCTCAGCCACCCCGCCGCCACCGAAGACCTGGTCATGAAGTGGGACGGCGAGTGGCACATCACCCTCGAGGTCTTCCGGGACCTGGGCCTGGCCTTCGCGGCCGTCCTGGTGCTGATCTTCGTGCTCGTGGTGGGCTGGTTCGAGAGCTTCACGATCCCCTTCGTGATCCTCGTCCCCATCCCCCTCAGCCTCATCGGCATCATCCCCGCCCACGGGGCCCTGGGCGCCTTCTTCACCGCCACCAGCATGATCGGCTTCATCGCCGGCGCCGGCATCATCGTGCGCAACAGCATCATCCTCGTGGATTTCATCGAGCTCAAGCTCTCCGAAGGCATGGCCCTCGAGAGCGCCGTGGAGGAGGCCGGCGTGGTGCGGTTCCGCCCCATGCTCCTCACCGCCGCCGCCGTCATGGTCGGCTCCAGCGTGATGCTGGCCGACCCGATCTTCCAGGGCCTGGCCATCAGCCTGATGGCCGGCGAGGTGGCGGCGACCCTCCTGTCCCGGCTCGCCGTGCCCGTGCTCTACTACCTCGTCGCCCGCCGGGGCCGCGCCGCGGACCTCCAGCGGAAGGCCGCCTCCCAGGAGCTCCCATGA
- a CDS encoding rhodanese-like domain-containing protein yields MPSLSTSDLTLLAALFIGVAWYLLMRRRAQAEPMTRQRLQELRQQGAVVLDVRSPGEFAAGHAPGARNIPLGDLKARLGELDRTRPVLACCASGMRSGSACAILRRAGFTEVHNLGPWTNL; encoded by the coding sequence ATGCCGTCCCTGTCCACCTCCGACCTCACCCTCCTGGCCGCCCTGTTCATCGGGGTGGCCTGGTACCTCCTCATGCGGCGGCGGGCCCAGGCCGAGCCCATGACCCGCCAGCGGCTCCAGGAGCTGCGCCAGCAGGGCGCCGTCGTCCTCGACGTCCGGAGCCCCGGGGAATTCGCCGCGGGCCACGCCCCCGGCGCCCGGAACATCCCCCTGGGCGACCTCAAGGCCCGCCTGGGCGAACTGGACCGGACCCGGCCCGTCCTGGCCTGCTGCGCCTCCGGCATGCGCAGCGGATCCGCCTGCGCGATCCTCCGCAGGGCGGGCTTCACCGAGGTCCACAACCTCGGCCCCTGGACGAACCTCTGA
- a CDS encoding ArsR/SmtB family transcription factor produces MPPHKAMTDPMIEEVSRLFLALGDPSRLKILRCLLENGEPMSQGAIAECTGLSQANASKHLAFLVRVGLASREPQGNAVFFSPVMPLVGDVCDLVCGHVHERVKAAYQALN; encoded by the coding sequence ATGCCCCCCCACAAGGCCATGACCGACCCCATGATCGAAGAGGTGAGCCGCCTCTTCCTGGCCCTGGGGGACCCGTCCCGCCTGAAGATCCTCCGCTGCCTCCTGGAGAACGGCGAACCCATGAGCCAGGGCGCCATCGCCGAGTGCACCGGCCTGTCCCAGGCCAACGCGAGCAAGCACCTGGCCTTCCTCGTCCGGGTGGGCCTGGCCAGCCGCGAACCCCAGGGCAACGCCGTCTTCTTCTCCCCCGTCATGCCCCTGGTGGGCGACGTGTGCGACCTGGTCTGCGGCCACGTCCACGAGCGGGTGAAGGCCGCCTACCAGGCGCTGAACTAG
- a CDS encoding STAS domain-containing protein → MKDSESPYVQGALGRAPFGQPGPAADAALEVAIQEGGAVTVAVVAGSLDALTAEALETALEARIREGQVNLVLDLTGVAYTSSAGLGAMLLLVKEARRHGGDVRLAGVQPRVRRVLEMSGFTSFMKLFPDAAGAAASYGTAQ, encoded by the coding sequence ATGAAAGATTCTGAATCGCCGTACGTGCAGGGCGCCCTCGGCCGCGCCCCCTTCGGGCAGCCAGGCCCCGCCGCGGACGCGGCCCTGGAGGTGGCGATCCAGGAGGGGGGTGCCGTCACCGTGGCCGTGGTGGCGGGCAGTCTGGACGCCCTGACCGCGGAGGCCCTGGAGACGGCCCTGGAGGCCCGGATCCGGGAGGGCCAGGTGAACCTCGTCCTGGACCTCACGGGCGTGGCCTACACCAGCAGCGCCGGCCTGGGCGCCATGCTCCTCCTGGTGAAGGAGGCCCGCCGCCACGGGGGCGATGTGCGCCTCGCGGGGGTCCAGCCCCGGGTGAGGCGGGTGCTGGAGATGAGCGGGTTCACCTCCTTCATGAAGCTCTTTCCGGACGCCGCCGGCGCCGCGGCCAGCTACGGGACCGCCCAGTGA
- a CDS encoding patatin-like phospholipase family protein: MTAGRRKVALVIGAGSVKCAASLGLQEVLAREGIGVDMVVGCSAGAIYASLIAAGRGADESAAMTARLWTREVTSQRDPYALLRALFGGLFGRGQAFGLRKDALILQRLREAFGDMRIEDAGIPLYITATDLANGEQAVLDSGSVVDAIRASISLPYIFKPHRVGERMLIDGFMSDPLPVNVAIREGAGVIVAMGFESPYQRRFDALGRFSFQLSSIMTNNLLRSRFAMHSLSHHAEIILVAPEFEKRVHLFDTAKIPYVIEEGRRAAEAQVPYLRRLLAAAG, encoded by the coding sequence GTGACGGCCGGGCGCCGGAAGGTGGCCCTCGTCATCGGGGCGGGCAGCGTGAAGTGCGCCGCCTCCCTTGGCCTGCAGGAAGTGCTGGCCCGGGAGGGCATCGGGGTGGACATGGTGGTCGGTTGTTCGGCCGGGGCCATTTACGCGTCGCTGATCGCCGCAGGGCGGGGGGCCGACGAGTCCGCCGCCATGACGGCCCGGCTGTGGACCCGGGAGGTCACCAGCCAGCGCGATCCCTACGCCCTCCTGCGCGCCCTGTTCGGGGGCCTCTTCGGGCGGGGCCAGGCCTTCGGCCTGCGCAAGGACGCCCTGATCCTCCAGCGGCTGCGGGAGGCCTTCGGGGACATGCGCATCGAGGACGCGGGCATCCCCCTCTACATCACCGCCACGGACCTGGCCAACGGGGAGCAGGCGGTGCTGGATTCGGGGAGCGTGGTGGACGCCATCCGCGCCAGCATCTCGCTGCCCTACATCTTCAAGCCCCACCGCGTCGGGGAGCGGATGCTCATCGACGGCTTCATGTCGGATCCCCTGCCGGTGAACGTGGCCATCCGGGAGGGCGCCGGGGTCATCGTCGCCATGGGCTTCGAGAGTCCCTACCAGCGCCGGTTCGACGCCCTCGGGCGCTTCTCCTTCCAGCTGAGCAGCATCATGACCAACAACCTGCTCCGCTCCCGCTTCGCCATGCACAGCCTCAGCCACCACGCCGAGATCATCCTCGTGGCGCCGGAGTTCGAGAAGCGGGTCCACCTCTTCGACACCGCGAAGATCCCCTACGTCATCGAGGAGGGCCGCCGCGCCGCCGAGGCCCAGGTGCCCTACCTGCGCCGCCTCCTGGCCGCCGCGGGCTAG
- a CDS encoding DUF6132 family protein: MTLLLAKRIALGVLIGGGLGFAYQRLIGCRTGTCPLTATPLRAILYGAVVGTVWALGSRSGS, encoded by the coding sequence ATGACCCTCCTCCTCGCCAAGCGCATCGCCCTGGGCGTGCTGATCGGCGGCGGCCTGGGCTTCGCGTACCAGAGGCTCATCGGCTGCCGCACCGGCACCTGCCCCCTCACGGCCACGCCCCTGCGCGCCATCCTCTACGGCGCCGTCGTCGGCACCGTCTGGGCCCTCGGGTCCCGCTCCGGTTCCTGA
- a CDS encoding sulfatase-like hydrolase/transferase, whose product MRSLLNRWILLHLAVHVTVILAVGDVAWATLAPPLLWTPLFALAFYHPWLLQPLASRRGWLLFFLACLSAWTLLSGVYRVFLGAYPNAGTLEFMANRPDYAWVLARDRVGPWLLPAVLLGAGGVAWVARGVPGAPRSRLWKGVGLVLAIGLLLGFQRVDATGRGMAPDVMALRTLVEFSPRRARASGFVRAMTLTRPSAPQGPPPPFNILFIVNESLNADGLDPMLRPALKARLDRGEILAFPRAYASASMTDLCLPSLFTGVASAEPMEGFYQAPLPWHRGRAHGMATAFFSVQRMEDGDLADLLLVDGLDQWRAADREPLPLVNDLGCLDGNLLPWFRDWLRSTQGRPTLTVLHFNATHAPYLQVPGFTPWTADDVARLRPSVLPLRRASLARYWNAIAYLDHLQEEVLRSLEEAGHLEDTWVISTSDHGENFDGPAIARQEDLRPATLQVPLWMRLPRAFPRAAREALAANRTRLTSNLDLMPTLADALGDPDPGHLGASLLRPLKAYPRQVVADNQGEIRVRRPRTVGLVWEEGDGTQATWRWVKGEGTAWEGQRAGGWEPVQPTPAQRGRVRRTLAAMPVLLRSGAEPD is encoded by the coding sequence ATGCGCTCCCTGCTCAACCGATGGATCCTGCTGCACCTGGCCGTCCACGTGACGGTGATCCTCGCCGTGGGGGACGTGGCCTGGGCCACCCTGGCGCCCCCGCTCCTGTGGACGCCGCTCTTCGCCCTGGCCTTCTACCATCCCTGGCTCCTCCAGCCGTTGGCGTCCCGGCGGGGCTGGCTGCTGTTCTTCCTGGCCTGCCTTTCGGCCTGGACCCTCCTGTCCGGGGTCTACCGGGTGTTCCTGGGCGCGTATCCGAACGCCGGCACCCTGGAATTCATGGCCAATCGGCCGGATTACGCCTGGGTGCTGGCCCGGGACCGCGTCGGGCCCTGGCTCCTTCCGGCGGTCCTCCTGGGGGCGGGCGGGGTGGCCTGGGTGGCCCGGGGGGTTCCGGGCGCCCCCCGGTCCCGGCTCTGGAAGGGGGTGGGGCTGGTCCTGGCCATCGGGCTCCTCCTGGGGTTCCAGCGGGTGGACGCCACCGGGCGCGGCATGGCCCCCGATGTGATGGCCCTGAGGACGCTGGTGGAATTCAGCCCCCGACGGGCGCGGGCCAGCGGCTTCGTGCGGGCCATGACGCTCACCCGTCCGTCTGCGCCCCAGGGCCCGCCGCCACCCTTCAACATCCTCTTCATCGTGAACGAAAGCCTCAACGCCGACGGCCTGGACCCCATGCTGCGCCCGGCCCTCAAGGCCCGCCTGGACCGCGGGGAGATCCTGGCCTTCCCCAGGGCCTACGCCTCGGCGTCCATGACGGACCTGTGCCTGCCCTCCCTCTTCACGGGGGTCGCCTCGGCCGAGCCCATGGAGGGGTTCTACCAGGCGCCGCTCCCCTGGCACCGGGGCCGGGCCCACGGCATGGCGACCGCCTTCTTCTCCGTCCAGCGCATGGAGGATGGGGACCTGGCGGACCTCCTCCTGGTGGACGGGCTGGATCAATGGCGCGCGGCGGACCGGGAGCCCTTGCCCCTGGTCAACGACCTGGGCTGTCTGGACGGCAACCTCCTGCCCTGGTTCCGGGACTGGCTGCGGAGCACCCAGGGCCGGCCCACCCTCACGGTGCTCCACTTCAACGCCACCCACGCGCCCTACCTGCAGGTGCCCGGTTTCACGCCCTGGACCGCCGACGACGTGGCGCGCCTGCGCCCGTCCGTGCTTCCGCTCCGGCGGGCGTCCCTGGCCCGGTACTGGAACGCCATCGCCTACCTGGACCACCTGCAGGAGGAGGTCCTGCGGAGCCTGGAGGAGGCGGGGCACCTGGAGGACACCTGGGTCATCTCCACCTCCGATCACGGTGAGAATTTCGACGGGCCGGCGATCGCCCGCCAGGAGGATCTGCGGCCCGCCACCCTGCAGGTGCCCCTGTGGATGCGGCTGCCCCGGGCCTTTCCACGGGCGGCCCGGGAAGCGCTGGCGGCGAACCGGACCCGCCTCACCAGCAACCTGGACCTGATGCCCACCCTGGCGGACGCCCTGGGGGATCCGGACCCGGGCCACCTGGGCGCCAGCCTCCTGCGTCCGCTGAAGGCCTATCCGCGCCAGGTGGTGGCCGACAACCAGGGGGAGATCCGCGTCCGGAGGCCCCGCACCGTGGGCCTGGTGTGGGAGGAGGGGGACGGTACCCAGGCCACCTGGCGCTGGGTCAAGGGCGAGGGAACGGCCTGGGAAGGGCAGAGGGCGGGCGGCTGGGAACCGGTCCAGCCCACCCCCGCCCAGCGGGGACGGGTCCGCCGCACGCTGGCGGCGATGCCCGTCCTGCTGCGTTCGGGGGCCGAGCCGGACTGA
- a CDS encoding YgaP family membrane protein yields MNVDRIVHIVAGTLVLASVALTRWHNPNWIWLTVFVGANLLQSGLTNWCLMSSILARLGVNTQGACGVKP; encoded by the coding sequence ATGAACGTCGACCGCATCGTCCACATCGTCGCCGGGACCCTCGTCCTGGCCAGCGTCGCCCTCACCCGCTGGCACAACCCGAACTGGATCTGGCTCACCGTCTTCGTCGGGGCCAACCTCCTCCAGAGCGGCCTCACCAACTGGTGCCTGATGTCCAGCATCCTCGCCAGGCTGGGCGTGAACACCCAGGGCGCCTGCGGCGTGAAGCCATGA
- the trxA gene encoding thioredoxin translates to MKSALPFVLLALAAALACDRASRTTQPQGASTVSAVQTLTAATFPAVRDQAKPVLIDFWAPWCGPCRTQGPIVDQVGTQVGDTAVVAKVNVDDERALAAQFGVQAIPTLVVLKNGQVVNRFVGVQSADVLAGALNAAR, encoded by the coding sequence ATGAAATCCGCCCTCCCCTTCGTCCTCCTCGCGCTCGCGGCCGCCCTGGCCTGCGACCGCGCTTCCCGCACCACCCAACCCCAAGGAGCCTCCACCGTGTCCGCCGTCCAGACCCTCACCGCCGCCACCTTCCCCGCCGTCCGCGACCAGGCCAAGCCCGTCCTCATCGACTTCTGGGCCCCCTGGTGCGGCCCCTGCCGGACCCAGGGCCCCATCGTCGACCAGGTCGGGACCCAGGTCGGCGACACCGCCGTCGTCGCCAAGGTGAACGTGGACGACGAGCGCGCCCTCGCCGCCCAGTTCGGGGTCCAGGCCATCCCCACCCTGGTCGTCCTCAAGAACGGCCAGGTCGTCAACCGCTTCGTGGGCGTCCAGAGCGCGGACGTCCTCGCCGGCGCCCTCAACGCGGCGCGCTAA
- a CDS encoding GxxExxY protein, with the protein MGRHWGEVDGEDHPHKEITQAIIGEAIEIQKALGHGLLEDPYKVCLAHSLRLAGHKVKREVFLDIEWRGLVVERAYRLDLLVDDLVVVEAKAVEKLMDAHFAQLKTQLRFSGMEVGLLLNFRQWPFTDGGIKRVIHTRA; encoded by the coding sequence ATGGGAAGGCATTGGGGAGAGGTCGACGGGGAGGATCATCCGCACAAGGAGATCACCCAGGCCATCATCGGGGAGGCCATCGAGATCCAGAAGGCTCTGGGGCACGGACTCCTGGAAGATCCCTACAAGGTCTGTCTGGCGCACTCCCTGAGACTGGCCGGCCATAAGGTGAAGCGGGAGGTTTTCCTGGATATCGAGTGGAGGGGGCTTGTGGTTGAGCGGGCCTACCGGCTGGATTTGCTGGTTGACGACCTCGTGGTCGTGGAGGCTAAGGCGGTCGAGAAACTGATGGATGCCCACTTCGCGCAACTGAAAACCCAGCTGCGTTTCAGCGGAATGGAGGTCGGCCTGCTCCTCAATTTCCGTCAGTGGCCTTTCACAGACGGTGGAATCAAGCGGGTGATACATACAAGGGCTTGA